A single region of the Ziziphus jujuba cultivar Dongzao chromosome 10, ASM3175591v1 genome encodes:
- the LOC107427098 gene encoding probable nucleolar protein 5-1 has product MLLLFETPAGFALFKVLDEGKLSKVEDLWKDFSSSDSARKVVELKAFSKFENTSEALEAATLLIDSKPSKGLRKFLRAHCDGEKLAVADSKLGNIIKEKLKIECVHDNAVMELMRGVRNQLTELISGLAVQDLAPMSLGLSHSLSRYKLKFSADKVDTMIIQAIGLLDDLDKELNTYAMRVREWFGWHFPELAKIVQDNILYAKTVKLMGNRVNAAKLDFSEILPDDVETELKEAAMISMGTEVSDIDLINIKELCDQVLSLSEYRAQLYDYLKSRMNTIAPNLTALVGELVGARLIAHGGSLLNLAKQPGSTVQILGAEKALFRALKTKHATPKYGLIYHASLIGQAAPKLKGKISRSLAAKTALAIRCDALGDNQDNSMGLENRAKLEARLRNLEGRELGHFAGSAKGKPKIEVYDKDRKKGTGALITAAKTYNTAADSVPGQSTSNSAQHQEEAIPKKNAAVTAEEAPETGKDKKEKKKRKKKADDEETALPDGNANAQEEDKKDKKKKKKKKKADDEDTAVPEGNANAREEEEELGRKKKKKHSAKNVQVQDVIEDVEQAEKKKKKRKHTEEEESETPIKKDKKKKKKKSED; this is encoded by the exons ATGCTTCTGTTATTTGAGACTCCTGCTGGTTTTGCCCTTTTCAAAGTATTGGATGAAGGGAAGCTCTCCAAAGTTGAG GATTTGTGGAAGGATTTCTCTAGTTCCGACTCAGCCAGAAAg GTGGTAGAGCTGAAAGCTTTTTCCAAGTTTGAAAATACATCAGAAGCTTTGGAAGCCGCAACCCTGTTGATTGACAGCAAACCAAGTAAGGGGCTGCGGAAGTTCTTGCGTGCTCATTGTGATGGTGAGAAATTGGCTGTGGCAGATTCGAAGCTTGGAAACATCATTAAGGAAAAACTG AAAATAGAATGTGTTCATGACAATGCTGTTATGGAGTTGATGAGAGGAGTGAGAAATCAGCTGACCGAACTCATATCAGGTCTAGCAGTTCAAGATTTAGCACCAATGAGCTTGGGCTTATCTCATAGCCTCTCTAGATACAAGCTGAAGTTCAGTGCTGATAAG gTTGATACAATGATCATTCAAGCCATTGGTTTGCTTGATGATCTTGATAAAGAGCTGAACACCTATGCAATGAGAGTCCGAGAATGGTTTGGTTGGCATTTTCCAGAGCTTGCTAAGATTGTACAGGACAACATCCTTTATGCCAAGACAGTGAAGCTGATGGGTAACCGCGTAAATGCTGCAAAGCTTGATTTCTCTGAG ATATTACCCGACGATGTTGAGACAGAATTGAAGGAAGCAGCTATGATCTCCATGGGAACTGAAGTTAGTGACATTGATTTGATCAACATCAAAGAACTCTGTGACCAAGTACTCTCTCTTTCAGAGTACAGAGCTCAACTTTATGATTACTTAAAAAGTAGGATGAATACCATTGCCCCGAATTTGACTGCTCTTGTTGGAGAGCTAGTTGGTGCTCGCCTCATTGCTCATGGGGGTAGCTTGTTGAACCTTGCAAAGCAGCCTGGGAGTACGGTTCAGATTCTTGGGGCTGAAAAGGCTCTCTTTAGAGCTCTAAAGACCAAACATGCAACTCCTAAATATGGTCTTATTTACCATGCATCACTTATTGGTCAGGCAGCTCCAAAGCTGAAGGGAAAAATTTCAAGGTCACTTGCTGCAAAAACTGCACTGGCAATTAGATGTGATGCTCTTGGAGATAACCAAGATAACTCAATGGGACTAGAGAATCGAGCCAAG CTTGAGGCACGGTTGAGGAATCTTGAGGGAAGAGAATTGGGTCATTTTGCTGGATCAGCTAAAGGAAAACCTAAGATAGAAGTCTATGATAAGGATCGGAAGAAGGGAACTGGTGCCTTGATAACTGCTGCTAAG ACCTATAATACTGCAGCAGATTCCGTACCTGGACAATCAACAAGTAATTCTGCTCAGCATCAAGAAGAAGCAATCCCAAAGAAGAATGCTGCAGTAACAGCGGAGGAGGCTCCTGAAACAGGTAAAgataaaaaagagaagaagaaaaggaagaagaaggctgATGATGAGGAAACCGCATTGCCTGATGGAAATGCCAATGCacaagaagaagataaaaaagacaagaagaaaaagaagaagaagaagaaggctgATGACGAGGACACCGCTGTGCCTGAGGGAAATGCCAATGCacgagaagaggaagaagagctcgggaggaagaaaaagaagaaacattCAGCCAAGAATGTTCAGGTACAGGATGTCATTGAAGATGTCGAACAggcagagaagaagaagaagaaaagaaaacatactgaagaagaagaatctgAAACACCCATTAAGaaagataagaagaagaagaagaagaaaagtgagGATTGA
- the LOC107406242 gene encoding probable serine/threonine-protein kinase At1g54610, whose translation MGCVIGREVSSGVVSESKEEKRDLSVESNRKVDDVPVTNTRSKTLDVPDGGTETQKEEKGDGVQRPSRGERRRSKPNPRLSNPPKHLRGEQVAAGWPPWLTVACGEALNGWIPRKADTFEKIDKIGSGTYSNVYKAKDMLTGKIVALKKVRFDNLEPESVKFMAREIIILRRLNHPNVVKLEGLVTSRMSCSLYLVFEYMEHDLAGLAASPEIKFTESQVKCYMQQLLSGLEHCHTHGVLHRDIKGSNLLIDNGGVLRIADFGLASFFDPNHKHAMTSRVVTLWYRPPELLLGATDYGVGVDLWSAGCILAELLAGKPIMPGRTEVEQLHKIYKLCGSPTEEYWKKAKLPNATLFKPRDPYKRCIKETFKDFPPSSLPLIDTLLAIDPAERKTATDALRSEFFMTEPYACEPSSLPQYPPTKEIDAKRRDDEARRLRAANKAHADNAKKTRTRERAVRAMPAPEANAELQYNIDRRRLITHANAKSKSEKFPPPHQDGAVGFPVGASHHIDPAVVPPDIPFSSTSFTYSKGPVQTWSGPLVDSSANGPSRRKKHAAGDTRSHAGTHRDKYDDARVKGKRSMA comes from the exons ATGGGTTGTGTGATTGGACGAGAGGTATCCTCAGGTGTAGTCTCTGAGTCTAAAGAGGAGAAGAGGGATTTGAGTGTAGAATCCAATAGAAAGGTGGATGATGTTCCAGTGACGAATACAAGAAGTAAGACTCTTGACGTTCCTGATGGTGGGACTGAGACCCAGAAGGAGGAAAAGGGTGATGGGGTTCAGCGGCCATCAAGAGGGGAAAGAAGGAGGTCCAAACCCAACCCAAGGTTGAGTAATCCACCCAAGCATTTGCGTGGGGAACAGGTTGCAGCTGGGTGGCCACCCTGGCTCACGGTGGCATGTGGGGAGGCACTCAATGGATGGATTCCACGGAAGGCAGATACGTTCGAGAAAATTGATAAG ATTGGGTCTGGGACCTACAGTAATGTGTATAAAGCTAAAGATATGTTGACGGGTAAAATTGTTGCTCTAAAGAAGGTCCGATTTGACAATTTGGAACCTGAAAGTGTAAAGTTTATGGCTAGAGAAATCATAATTTTGCGGAGACTGAATCATCCTAATGTTGTAAAGCTGGAGGGATTGGTTACGTCGAGGATGTCTTGTAGTTTGTACCTGGTTTTTGAGTACATGGAGCATGACTTAGCCGGACTTGCTGCAAGCCCAGAAATCAAGTTCACAGAGTCTCAG GTCAAATGTTACATGCAACAACTATTGTCTGGACTCGAGCATTGTCACACTCATGGTGTCCTTCATCGTGATATAAAAGGGTCAAATCTTCTTATTGACAATGGGGGGGTGCTTAGGATTGCTGATTTTGGATTGGCTTCTTTCTTTGATCCAAACCACAAACATGCCATGACTAGTCGGGTAGTGACTCTATGGTATCGACCCCCTGAGCTTCTTCTTGGGGCTACTGATTATGGTGTTGGTGTGGATCTTTGGAGTGCAGGCTGTATTTTAGCGGAGTTATTGGCTGGGAAACCCATAATGCCTGGTCGTACAGAG GTGGAGCAACTACATAAAATATACAAACTATGTGGCTCACCAACAGAGGAATATTGGAAAAAAGCAAAGTTGCCAAATGCAACCTTATTTAAACCTCGAGACCCTTACAAAAGATGCATAAAAGAAACCTTTAAAGATTTCCCGCCATCTTCACTGCCCCTTATTGATACTCTTCTTGCAATTGATCCTGCAGAACGTAAAACTGCTACAGATGCGTTAAGAAGTGAG TTCTTCATGACAGAGCCTTATGCTTGTGAACCTTCAAGCCTCCCGCAGTATCCTCCAACAAAGGAAATTGATGCAAAACGTCGGGATGATGAAGCTCGGAG GCTAAGAGCTGCTAATAAAGCCCACGCAGACAATGCAAAGAAAACACGGACTCGTGAACGTGCTGTTAGGGCTATGCCTGCTCCGGAAGCCAATGCTGAACTTCAATACAATATTGAT AGAAGGCGTCTAATTACACATGCAAATGCAAAGAGCAAAAGTGAGAAGTTTCCTCCACCACACCAGGATGGGGCAGTTGGCTTTCCCGTGGGAGCTTCACATCATATTGACCCTGCAGTTGTTCCTCCTGATATCCCATTCAGTTCAACCTCGTTCACTTACTCGAAAGGGCCGGTACAAACTTGGTCAGGTCCATTGGTAGACTCTTCTGCAAATGGTCCTTCAAGACGGAAAAAACACGCTGCAGGTGATACACGATCCCATGCAGGAACCCATAGAGATAAATATGATGATGCTAGGGTTAAAGGAAAGAGAAGCATGGCTTAA
- the LOC107412259 gene encoding uncharacterized protein LOC107412259 isoform X1, producing MNYSRILTNTLCKKNNSDFLFSSFSFSAFASSHCRSIFYTAQLQNSWMDKIKGVITGKKTSQEDTLISSDSFTLLRFADELKNARRVGAFKQYIVGRSSEATFADAFEKQEAIIRYLGGLDSTGENIQTSQKQEAAKHCNCSIADVENALSKFMWAREAQKKLESLKKEGKPMPKSIAEVQKLMGSSPLDLARSNLAKSGQISRNALCPCGSKKRYKWCCGKK from the exons ATGAATTATTCGAGAATACTTACAAACACTTTGTGTAAGAAAAACAACTCggactttcttttttcttccttctcttttAGTGCTTTTGCTTCGTCGCATTGCCGTTCTATCTTCTACACTGCGCAGCTTCAGAACTCATGGATGGACAAAATCAAAGGGGTTATTACCGGAAAAAAGACCTCTCAAGAAGACACATTAATCAGCTCCGACTCCTTCACGCTTCTAC GTTTTGCGGATGAGTTGAAGAATGCGAGAAGGGTAGGGGCATTCAAGCAATATATAGTGGGTAGAAGCAGCGAAGCGACATTTGCTGACGCTTTTGAGAAACAAGAAGCAATAATTCGATATCTTGGAGGTTTAGATTCCACTGGAGAG aaTATCCAAACCAGTCAAAAACAAGAAGCAGCAAAGCATTGTAATTGCTCGATTGCCGATGTTGAGAATGCTCTTTCGAAGTTTATGTGGGCTAGAGAAGCACAAAAGAAGCTCGAAAGTCTGAAGAAAGAAGGGAAACCAATGCCAAAGAGCATTGCTGAG GTGCAAAAACTGATGGGTTCGTCGCCACTGGATCTTGCCAGGTCTAATTTGGCTAAGAGTGGGCAAATCAGTCGAAATGCACTCTGTCCTTGTGGTTCCAAGAAGAGATATAAATG GTGCTGTGGGAAAAAATAA
- the LOC107412259 gene encoding uncharacterized protein LOC107412259 isoform X2 yields the protein MNYSRILTNTLCKKNNSDFLFSSFSFSAFASSHCRSIFYTAQLQNSWMDKIKGVITGKKTSQEDTLISSDSFTLLRFADELKNARRVGAFKQYIVGRSSEATFADAFEKQEAIIRYLGGLDSTGENIQTSQKQEAAKHCNCSIADVENALSKFMWAREAQKKLESLKKEGKPMPKSIAEVQKLMGSSPLDLARSNLAKSGQISRNALCPCGSKKRYKWCCGKK from the exons ATGAATTATTCGAGAATACTTACAAACACTTTGTGTAAGAAAAACAACTCggactttcttttttcttccttctcttttAGTGCTTTTGCTTCGTCGCATTGCCGTTCTATCTTCTACACTGCGCAGCTTCAGAACTCATGGATGGACAAAATCAAAGGGGTTATTACCGGAAAAAAGACCTCTCAAGAAGACACATTAATCAGCTCCGACTCCTTCACGCTTCTAC GTTTTGCGGATGAGTTGAAGAATGCGAGAAGGGTAGGGGCATTCAAGCAATATATAGTGGGTAGAAGCAGCGAAGCGACATTTGCTGACGCTTTTGAGAAACAAGAAGCAATAATTCGATATCTTGGAGGTTTAGATTCCACTGGAGAG aaTATCCAAACCAGTCAAAAACAAGAAGCAGCAAAGCATTGTAATTGCTCGATTGCCGATGTTGAGAATGCTCTTTCGAAGTTTATGTGGGCTAGAGAAGCACAAAAGAAGCTCGAAAGTCTGAAGAAAGAAGGGAAACCAATGCCAAAGAGCATTGCTGAG GTGCAAAAACTGATGGGTTCGTCGCCACTGGATCTTGCCAGGTCTAATTTGGCTAAGAGTGGGCAAATCAGTCGAAATGCACTCTGTCCTTGTGGTTCCAAGAAGAGATATAAATG GTGCTGTGGGAAAAAATGA